The DNA segment GTTTCCTAACTTTGATGAATATAGAActtgaagcctccattggagcaaggatattatccttttgggtttattcaaccttctagtttagctagagaagtttgCATTCTTTGtgggtttaagattaaaactctCAAATCGATTTTATCTACATCagattcgtacaaaagacagtatattttttattattttttttagtttttttcacatcccaacatatgtttatgatttgttactgataaaatgacgcatatgtGAAGTGCAGATgataaaattcatgaccgagaagacagtttgatgaattatttctgaaattgactcaatttatcaacgttaggggtaaaattgctcttggctacaaacgttaggggcaaaattgcatcattttagacgttaagggtaaaattgctcctgacccaaaacgttaaggatatttttacaccttaagcctttatttagatatattgaccttttaatttttttatcacattaaactactgatgacaaaaaaaaaagttttgaatataaaacttaattaatttcGTTTCATTTAGTTTTGAAATTTGCATTTTTCACCATTCGAAAGCAGTTGAAaacaattttttatatatataatgtgactatcgaaaattgtaaaattttatttcaaatggtaaaaaatataattttaaatgtggATAAAATGAAAGTTCACGATTAATTAATTTGGGAAGCAAAAGTTTAatacaactaaaaataaatgacAAATGAAATAACTTAATGTGTTGACATTAAAGATCCAAAACATAATCAACTAAAATATAAAGATGTAATGAAGAGATTGTTGGCGACCGCGTTGAATTAATAGCGATGTTTTGGTGGACAAACATGCGTTTACATGGAAACCCAAATATAGGAGTCATACCATCTCCTGTCCTAAACCATTTCTTTTGCCCATTGGAAATTAACCATTGGTAATATTTTAACAAATATATTTCCAGAAACTTCCATTCATTACAAtattaacttaattttttttttttttggataaattacatcaatagtTGTTTAAGTTTGAAGTCATTTTTGAAAAGAGTTActgaatttcattttgtttaaaAGAAGAGCCAAATAAATCATAGTGTTTTTGAACAAGTGCATATTTAGTATTAACgtataaaatagtaaaattttaattttgcaaaaagattaaatttagttatacattatcgaaaatttgaaaagaccgatttgactgttatttaactataCATCAatatgtctaagatatttattatgttactaatagaaatataaaaaaaaaaactcagttaaaatattaaaaactaagtTTGACACGTGCATGTGTGTAACAGGGAGGGGCTCTACGGGTTGACAAAAAcaatttaaatattttgattgatttaaaaatattaatttctaatttattattaaattataaaaaaaatatgattttttttaatcagcTGGTATATAATTGGTATATTTGTGTTTtgtaattatatcttaaatttacttaaattgtcaaaattaaattaaagataaaattgtacacgtgaaaaataataaattgataaaaaaaataagtaaaccatcaaatagaaaataaaaagagaagTAAAGCAAAAGTTTGTGGATTTGTTATGTTTCAAAATTACGTGGATTTTGGCAATAAAGAAAAGgtaaaatattcatattccaCCTGCTGCTGATTTGTCATTTTCTTTCTCTCCGTCTATAAATAGCAACCCtgctttcttcttctccttcaccAACAAAAACCAGAGCTTTTAAACTTTACAGAAAACAACATATCATTCGAAAATGGCTTCCGCTGCAATCTTATCATCTTCATCTACCAACTACACTAAACTCAATCTTTCAACTTCGAAATCTTCTCTCCAATTATCTTCTCAATCTCAGATTTCCTTCAATTCAAATTTCTCAAAATCGAGTTTTCCCCTTAAGAAAACTCTCTCCAAATCCGCTCCGATTAAGGCATCCATATCCGACGCCGTTTATGTCAACACCCAGAGCTACTACGCTGTGCTAGGCATATCGGAGAGTGATTCAATAAAGGAGATAAAGAAGGCCTACAGGCAACTAGCAAGGAAATACCATCCGGATGTATCACCGCCGGGGAAAACAGAGGAGCACACGAAGATGTTCCTTCAGGTTCAGGAAGCTTACGAGACTCTATCTGATCCTAAAAGCAGAGCTTGTTATGACAGAGACATGGCCAGTGGTTTGGGTTTGCACGCTAATTTCACGGCGAGATCGCGGAGATACGAACCGGGAATGGGTGATATGAACGAGTGGGAACAGAGATGGCAATCTCAGCTTTCTGAGTTGATTAGGAAATCTAATTCTAATTTAGATTTCGAGAATTCAACTACTTGGGGAGATAGAATGCGTAGACAAAGAAAAACCTACAGCAATTAGCAGATTGATTTCTCTTAATTTAGATTAGTTGGATTATTTATCCATTAACCCCATACCATTGTAATCGGTTACAGTTAtgtatataatttaatttctcTTAAATATCAAGTCTTGTTgcttgtttttttatttgttaattattaattaacaaTACAGTAATCTATAGATTATGCTTCACTTATAACTGGGACAATAGTGAGAAGAGTTGTTTAAGCTTAATCTCCTATTGGCAGAGAGATATAAAGTATGTTTAAGCTTAATATCCTGTATTTTTAACAAacaactaacaaaaaaaaaaaaaaaaaatagtaacaaACAATTGAACCAAACggatctttttgaaattgacAAATTCTACCCATTGAACTTCAAGTACGTATAGGTCATTTTTGAGTTATAAAATTCCCCGAAATGGATAGGTTTACTCCCTAATGTTTGAATATTTGTTAATATGGAGCTATTCTCTTTGTTAAAATGTCTCGATTGAGTCTTTATTAAGCAAAGTtctgagagagaaaaaaaaaattaagaaatataggTAGTTACAAATCATAATAGTAGTGCTTACAttttttaaggatttaaatgataaataaatacGCTAGAAAGTAAATACggttattaaattaaagggtATTTACAtgatcactacaagaaaacagtGAGTTAGCAACCGAATTTTCGGTTGCTAATTCGGTCGCTAATGCTGTTTAGCAACCGGAATCTACCATTTAGCAACCGAATCATTTCGGTTGCTAAGTAGCGTGTAGGTAAAACCACAAACCTGTTATTTTCATTATCGGTTGCTCATTTAGCAACCGAATAATCAGTTGCAACCTGCGGTTGTAAATTCTGCGACCTGTTTTTGCGACCGAATCAGGTTGCTAACTGGCAAACAAGCACCGTGCATCACTTATCGTTTACCGACGAATTTCAACAGAATTTTCGTCggtaaaattttggatactTTCTCTCGTCAAATTTCCATACAGACTGTACTAATATATTTTGTCGGTAATTAATgagaaattattttattttataattacaacCATAATTGCAAGCAAACTTCttaataaattcaattaatagtATTCATGAAACTAGAActtcatatttataaataaatatgtgAGATTGTAgtcaaaatacataaatatcaaaATGTTATAGATTAGCCTAAATAAGCTGAAGACAAAATATATAGCTAGAATGCTCTAACACCGCTATGGTTAACCTAATAAGTTAAGTCAAAAGAATAGTCACTGCTGCCGGCGGTGGATACCCTTACGaaccaaaaaaataagttaagtcAAAAGATATACCATAGTCCAACACCTAGATTGTACACTCTAACCTTCGTACACTCGCCTGAAGTCCAGTGATAGCAATCTGAATTTGGCTAATAGCTGGGCCCATTTGTGTCTCTATATTTGTCATTCTCTCCTGTAGATGTCTCATATCACTTGCATTAGCAAGCAAGTGTATACCTTCAACTAATCGATCTTGACGTTCATTTACTTGCTCTAGATGTGTTATAAAACCGCTCCTTTCATCATTGAACCCATTAAGGCGCTCCTGTACGGTCTCAAGTGTGGCTCTTATTTCATGAAGTTCAGTACTGTCACCTAAATTAGATGCACCAACAGaacttgaagaagatgatgctcTTGAATTTCTAGGACGTCGGTCATGATAATACTGGGAAGCAGCTGAACCTAGTCCAAAAATTTCCCCATCCTTATTTACCCCACCAGCTGCCTGGTAAAACGCACGTAGTTCATCAATAGAACCAACAAGTTGCTCAGTAGTCTGTTCAACTTCAACTTGGGTAAGATTTTCATAAGTTTCCTACAATAAATAGAACCAATGGAAATTAGAAACATGTTGCATTTAGTTTGATAATTAAAAACAGCACAAGGCAATAAGATGTTGCTGAAAAATGCAGCATGATATTGATGGCTACTAGGATACAAAGACTCTGaatgaaaaggaaaataaacaGAATAAATGATAACATGTTCTATTATAATTGTACTCAATAATAGGAGTGAGTCTACTGCCTCCACAATCAAGTTCCATAATATGAGGAACCTTAAACAAAGATTCTAAATTCATGGATCAATTAATCCTGAAACCacaaaataaagtaaaataataaaaggataaatagTAAGGAGTGAGAAGTGAGAAGTGAGAAGTGATTTTATCCATTTCGGGATtcaataaatataaatgaatcCTAGCTAGTAAATAATAGAAAAGAGAAGTTTAAAGGCTCCTTTTAATGCATGTTCCAACAAATAACCAAACACATCAGACACCAAATAACCAAACCATGGATCAACACCAACAGCAATACCTAGTTTATGTAATGCATGTTCCAACAAACCCAACAATGATTGAAGATGACATTACCAATCATTCTTTCTTTTTAGATACTTTCTGTACAATAAAAGAGGTTTgacaattttaatttaagtcttgaaagtatttttttcatattagttGCATGGAAAGTATATGACTTTGCTATCATAAGCACGTTTTCACCCACCTGCCACTCTACTATATATTTCACACTTCTCCTATACTAATCTTCAGTTGGATTATAATTCTCAATGAGAATCAATCATAATACAGGATAAATTTAAACAAAATAGAAGCAGCTAAAAAACTTGCAACAACTTCATTTTTAGACGACAAACACAACTACCTTAAATGCCTGTAAATAACttatatattaacatatataaatagatatataaaTAGATGTATACAACTAATGGTTAAAACACACAACAAAACTGTTTGGCCTAAcacgaaaaaacaaaaaatagcgTGAATAATACGAAAAGAtgataaaacatgaaaaaatgcaGACTAGATCGCCGTTTGCTACACCACCACCAGTATCTGCTCGTACTCCCAAACACCAACATTACTCTTCAGAAAAAAAGCCAACCACTAATCTATGAttcctacttaagaaaaccaagtgaagtaatttaataattagAGAAATACTGCATCTAAATCACTTTCATAATGTAACACCGACATAAACAACATCCTTGGCTACAATATCACATTCCAAATTTTCTCACCCAAGAAATAGAAACTCCTTAACGATTGAAAGGAAAAAGGCGCAATTAAAGATAGCCCCTTAAATAAAATCGTTTAGAAAGAGTAATTACAATGAATAATTACTGTCAAATTCGAATTACAATGCTGTTTATTCAGgaagaaaacaaaataaatctATTGCCCAAAAACATTTGATTATCCATGACACTAAGAAAAGGAAATCTCACAATCACAGCTACCAAACAGACAACAAGAACAACATTTTTTGCTACAATGTCGCATTCCAAAACTTGCAAAATATGACAAGACACAAAAATAACTCAGGGCTTTTGTATATTCAGAGTATCTAAGCGATTTAACTACTTACATTCACAAGCCGAATTGAAGAGACCTGTGGCTTTTCTTCTTCCTGCAGCCTAGAGCTTATTCTCCACATGAATAATCGCATGATTGAATGGAACCGCGACGAGAAGAGAAGGATTAGGTCTAGAAGAGAGAGTCCAAGTCGAACTAATTTTGGTTTTTGTCCAATTGAAAGTCGGACTGCGCAGCCAAAAAACATATTAGGGTTGAAAAAGATTTGGGGATTCTCTTCTATACGATgcgttttatattttttatttttttctatcatATTTTTGCAACTGGCCCACAGGTTGGTAAAAGAAACACCAACCGCAGAAATGGGCAGCAATTTTCCCCCCTCAATTTTGCAACAGCGAATTATTACTAGCGACCGAATCGGTTGCTAAATTAGCAACCGAATTTAATCTGGTCGCTAAATTCGGTTGCTAACTCACTGTATTCTTGTAGTGGATGGacactaaaatatatttttcatcaATAACGGGTGTTTGTTTGAGGGGATAAATGTATggggatagagataaaaaaaattaaaatgagttaTCTCTTGTTTGTTTATGAGATAGAGGGTGAGATAATGAGAGAGATAAGGATTTTATCCCATCAAACTTATACTTAGAGGGGGGTGTATTAGATATGGGATAAGAAGAGTTAGATGGAAAAGACTAAGTTATCCCTGCAAgatagttcaatttaatgtatttaaaaTTGGATAAGGGTAATATAGTAAAAtgcattattttatccatatcccTATCCCACATAACAAACATCAGATAATTAATTCCAGCATCTTATTTTTATCTCTATCTCAatcatttatccttatccctattcCAACCTTTATCCATATCCCAATCATTTATCATTATCCCTATCTCTATCCCCCTCAAATGCCAAACACCCTGTAAAGTTATTAAATCTAGACATTTTCGGTATTGAAATCACTATGATTGAATTTGGCCACTTGCTCCATCGAAATACTAAAATCAACAATATATTATAAACATGATTAGAGGAATAGTTGCGTGTCGTTCACATTACAATCAAAGTGTCCAAAAAAGGAAAAGACGAAATATCACATTAACTGACACTTGGCAGTCAGGTGGACAACACGTGGCTGCCACATGACTGTGTTGCTCCAATCATGCATCATATTGATGAGGCATCTTCCTAAAgatcaaaaataaattttataattttagtgtAAAAATTGAACATTGGAACATGCAGTTGAAGAGAAAAAATAGGAGAATAAATTTCTAACTAGTGGAGAAGAATCAAGAACGTGCAATCTAATTGGGACAAGCAGGCGTCGCGCGAGCGCGCGTTACATGTACACACATGTTTTAGCTTAATACTAAAACCATTTTCCACCGTTGACATTAGCATTTTAGTGGAGCAAGTCGCCAGATTTGGATATAGTAACTTTATTGACAGAAATTACTTTAGTAGCCATCTGTCTAAATACTCTTTACTGCGAATTGGCCCAAATATTTAAATAGATAATcgttgaaaaaataataataaaaggatATGAACGTTATTTTACCAACATAAATTGCttactttttttctttctaaccTAATTAGACTCAGTAATATCAATCTTTGGTCATAATAATACCATTTCCATTTGCGAGTCGTGTAACAATCGATTAGAATTAGatatttttattatcattataatTAACTTTGGAgaagaaaattttgaaaattttcattttatcttATTAAAGGAGATATTAATTGATGATAAATTGGATACTTTATTCTTTCAAGGAATaattgggaggtcatgggttcgaattaTATCCGGatctggtggagatttttctttcttctttaatgtaagcgcattgtacgcaaaaaaaaattgaaaaagagaTGATAAATTTTTCTACCATATTCCAGCAATTAATAATTGATGTCATGTGTATACATTTATTCGAAAAATtagtatatatttcttttttgattgattgaaaaataaatatttacatTGGATATAAAATTAAGTGATGATTAATTATCAACATGTCAGATTTATGTCATAAGTTTTGTCTAAAATGAATTCCAAGAAAACATAGACTGCAAAGATGAGATTTAATATTAGGAATATAATGTAGGTCTAACGTTAAAATCAGGTATATAATAAccttaatgaaaataaaaatgataataagaaaaaaagaaaatgctGGTGAGGAATCTTGAATTAATCTGGTGGGGTGGGGGTagagaataattaattaattgaaatcCCAGAATGGTTTGTTGAAGTTGAACAGAAAACGTACGGTGattgaattattattattattattttatgtgaaagaaagaaagaaaaagaaaatccaGCAATTTGATGGGAAAACAAAACAGGTAGCTTGTTTTGTTTCTTTGGATTTCTTCTAGAAGTCGAGGATAATGTCAAATAGTCATGTTCCCTCTTACACTCATTTCAATCAATTTAATAATCCATGAAAAAAGTGGATCCAATCCAAGTGTCCATTAAGATAAGCCTAAAGCCACTACTGTTTTTGGACTAATCAAATATTACTTCTAGATTCATTgccttaattatttttttattttttattttttttttttttgtaagatgggaagaaaaaaacaaacaaacaaaaacctaacccgggatcagtctaggaagactgaccccaatcctatcctcaagaagagaaggtaacagaaaagaaggaggaacggaaagggtagaaacacctaacatccccccatgcccagcagctgccaagcgatccgccacgcggttttgctccctataaatatgggagaaggtaagaaaatcgaaggcaggacgaaacctcaagatggctttaatgagattcatTGCCTTAATAATATAAGTATTACTTTcttgcttttcttttttattgttctttttaatgaaaacacggATAAATAACTACTACATAATTCATAAAGTTTCatagcaaaagaaataaactattaaaagtataaataaaatttcttaaaaaaatacaaataaaataaacaacaaataaaataaacaacaaataaaatatatattttttgaaatctCAAATTTATTAAACATTTATAATCCAATTTTCAACATTTAAACCCTTTGAATCTTTGAATCTTAGTATTTTCTTTTGCAATCACGTAGATATAATGATCTATGAATAAGATCTATGAATAAGATCTATCATTTTCGCTCTTACTAAATTAGAAAATGTTATAaatgaaaagataataaaacatatataatttaaatagattaaaaaatCCGAAAAAATATATGCAATCCaactaaaataaatttaatggaaaaaagaagaaaaattcaaaaaagTAATCGATTGGAAATTATTTATTGATATCATACTTATATACTATATTCTTGGTTAATAATTAGGTTTGAATTAAAAGAACTCCTCTAAAACATGGATATCTAAATCCGATTCGGATTAGATCCCGACAATTCCACCTGAGTTTAAAGaaattataacataaattaaGCAGTGTTCCAAGtaatctaataaaaacatttcaGAGATTAACTTGTGAAtatcctataaataggatttaaACGCTATAATCAAGATAAACATCTACTACAATTACTCTAACTtgcttattattttatattatactcTGGTAACTTAGTTATGAAAGTAGAATTATCAGTCTatcatctttttattttatctcaAGAAAACATCATGGAAACATACCATTATTGTTTTACAGACTCCCTGGTATGACTTATTTAAAAAGAATTTATGAAAAAGAGAGAGGGGAGGATCTGATCTGAAAACGAAGAGAAATTTGGAGAGACAGAGAGTATAGTGTCGTCAAGAAAAGTCAGGCATGTGGATAAGCCACATTACCACTGCCCAAACactattttattctaatttatttatttattatgcctGCATTCTCTAACCCCCACAATTACCGCCGCCACCAAACAGACTCtgctatattattattattattattattattattatctatatttatttaattaaaaaacaattttttaaaggataaagtgtaaaaatatcctaacattgataattaGGGGTaatttttatccttaacgttggtaactaaaagtaattttacttttaacgttGGCAAATttagatcaatttgagaaataattcatcaaactgtcttcttagtCACAAATTTTATCTTCTATACTTTAGATGTGCGTCATTGTTAAGAAATCACAAACACATGaatggatgtgaaaaaaataaaatttaaaaattaaaaattatattgtattttatgCGAGTTGGACAGAAAAATTTTtcgtcgaatttaaaaatattaatctctagtTCTATtactaaattacaaaaaaaaattgtaaaaacctttttttagaactaactgaTATGTAACTGATGCAAACTAAGGAGCAAAacatttgtattttataatgataGATGAAATTAAACTTACGAAAGTTATgtgtaaaattgctattggcttccaacattaagagtaaaattacattattttagaccttaagggtaaaattgcttctgactgtcaatgttaggagtatttttacactttatctcTTTTTTTAATAATCAAGTCATTTACATTcataaaattgacccaacttgttaaCGTTAGAGGTCAAATTGATCTTTGTTGCTAACGTAAGAGTAagattgtaccattttagacgtgagaggtaaaattactcctagatataaacgttaaaggtatttttacacttaaTCCCTTCCGGCTTTATCAAACACAAACTTAGTCTTTATTTAATGATGAAATAAAAGATAAGTTGTATTTTTGTTATCATGACATGCAACGTGCTTAGCTAAAAAATGTACTTCACGGTACTATGTTAACTTTGAAGACTaccaaatcaataaataagagtGTTAGATGTTCAAAATTGACAAGTATCATATTTGTCCAAAACTTTGGAAGCAGTGAGGGTTTCAATTGGATATGACATAGAGAATGACATACCATATATCAGGTGTCTGTAATATATTTCAACAAAACCTTCGTCTTCTTTCTGGAGGCCATAATTAACGTGTTGATTAGGGCAAAGGAGATGGATCTCCAAATTTTCAAAGAAGGGGGAATTCAACAGACAAACCTAATAACTGAGAAACTATTAAACTTGAGCCTTGATTACATGCCTTGGAATCCCGTTTCTTTTCAGCCACCACCGTCATTCCCTTACTATTTTCTCCTTTATTCTATTTTCACGGAGACATGTTTTCAGTGTCGCTTGAGGAGGACAAAGTAGTTTCTTCTAAGATTAATGGCTTGCAAGAATTCTCCCTTTAACACTTCCATACAGTAAAAAGAAAAGAGGAGAGAAATAAAACTTTAGTTTGGTTCAAAAAATAGAAGCTTCCATCGCgagaaaaaaatgtaaattcatTACCAAAAGTCTCCTTTAATAGGCATTCCTTGTGAATTCGGTGAGAAGTCGCCATCAATAAAGAGTCTATGGGTATCGACGCTCCTTGGGAATCGGAAATCTTTCCGTCTACTTTCTCCTAGACTAAAGAGTCCAAGCACGTGTGTTAAGCATCTAGTGGAATCAAACAACAGTCATAATGATGCATGCATGCTATTCAAGGTAATGACGTCACAAGGCGCAAGGATACACCCACTCTAATGATTCCCTTATTCGCTCCAGATATATACGCAATGTCGAACCATTTCTTACTTGACAGAACCCTGTACGGCCTCTAGGGGCCAAAGCCCTCTAGAACTTTATAAATAAAAAGAGGGACGGatgataataatattaatgTACACATGTTCTCATCCTAAACCAATAAGGATGTTCAGATTAAGGGAGCCGTCAGATTGAATTAAATAGGAATATCACTCATTCTTAGATATGTGGACCAACAAGGAGACATCCGAGTCCATCTCGGTTTACAATCCATCAATCTCGTCTAGAATCAAGGAAACTCAAATTGGATATAacacaaattacataaaatacaTCCAATTGTCTTCC comes from the Euphorbia lathyris chromosome 5, ddEupLath1.1, whole genome shotgun sequence genome and includes:
- the LOC136230097 gene encoding chaperone protein dnaJ 20, chloroplastic-like, whose translation is MASAAILSSSSTNYTKLNLSTSKSSLQLSSQSQISFNSNFSKSSFPLKKTLSKSAPIKASISDAVYVNTQSYYAVLGISESDSIKEIKKAYRQLARKYHPDVSPPGKTEEHTKMFLQVQEAYETLSDPKSRACYDRDMASGLGLHANFTARSRRYEPGMGDMNEWEQRWQSQLSELIRKSNSNLDFENSTTWGDRMRRQRKTYSN